A part of Prolixibacteraceae bacterium genomic DNA contains:
- the yfcE gene encoding phosphodiesterase → MKLYVFSDIHGDKAALDHLDDVLSNEKESFQVVLCGDLMYHGPRNSLPTDYDPASVAEILNKYASVIHACRGNCDSEVDQMLLSFPMMDDYREFEWHDTLCIATHGHLDHVDTSSYRWIFTGHTHVPLCKIHKGTFMVNPGSISIPKGKYGVGTYAVIRDFKVELRSLDHELLETYEWGQFRLM, encoded by the coding sequence ATGAAGTTGTATGTTTTTTCGGATATTCATGGTGATAAAGCAGCATTAGACCATTTGGATGATGTCCTTTCGAATGAGAAAGAGAGTTTTCAAGTGGTTCTGTGTGGAGATTTGATGTATCATGGGCCACGAAATTCTTTGCCGACAGATTATGATCCTGCCTCGGTAGCTGAAATACTCAATAAATATGCATCGGTGATACATGCATGTCGTGGGAATTGTGATAGTGAGGTAGATCAAATGTTGTTATCATTTCCAATGATGGATGATTATCGTGAGTTTGAGTGGCATGATACTCTTTGTATTGCAACGCACGGTCATCTTGATCATGTAGATACCTCTAGTTATCGTTGGATTTTTACAGGTCACACACATGTTCCATTGTGTAAAATCCATAAAGGAACTTTTATGGTAAACCCTGGTTCTATCTCTATCCCAAAAGGGAAATATGGAGTCGGTACTTATGCGGTAATTCGAGATTTCAAGGTGGAATTACGCTCCTTAGATCATGAGTTATTGGAAACTTATGAATGGGGACAGTTTAGGCTCATGTAA